GATGGGCTTGGATATAAGCGCGCAACTTTTCTTCTGAGGAGGCGGACGATGGCAACGCTCCATCCAGAGGATACAATTGTTGAACGCGCTGACTCAAATGTTCGAAAACAACACGATAAAGATTCTCTTTGGATACAAAGTGATAATTGATAGACGCCACATTAGCTTGGGCACACTGACAAATCTCGGCGTGCGTCGCGTCCCGATATCCTTTCTCAGCAAAGACCTTACAGGCGGCTTCAATTATACGCTCTTTGGTACTGCGTCCATTTTTTGGACTTAACATAAACTTGTTCGCCTAAAATTTAAATATCAAATTGAAACAACGATTTGAATTATAAAACAAATGAAACACCAAATCAATGCCCCGATTCGAAGGTGGAAAACATTTTTAACGTTAGAAGAAACGGGGTGAACATGAAGGACAGCAGCAGCTTCCCAAGGAATCAAGAAAGAGACGGAATTAAAGTTTAAAATAATGTTTTTAAAAGTTGCAAAAATACATGCTTTACGTTAAGATTAAACCAAATAGTCTAGTCGGAAATGATCGACTCTCATTAGTGTGCTTAATTTTCTGTTTATAGATTTATTCACATTCAATTATGTTCAATGGTTTTATAACTGACAGAGAAAGGTCGTAGGATGAAGCGTAACGGATTCACACTGATTGAGTTGTTGGTTGTCATTGCAATTATCGGGATTCTGGCTGCCATATTGCTCCCGGCTCTTGCCCGTGCCCGAGAAGCGGCACGCAGAAAATCCTGCCAGAACAACCTAAAACAATGGGGCACCATTTTCAAGCTCTATGCCGATGAGCAAAAAGATTATTGGCCGCCCCTCCAAGTGACTGACCAATCGGGAGCCAACTGGCCTGCCGGTTCCGTACAAGACCGGCTGCGATTGGCTGCCGCGCCGCTGGTCGGTGCTTGGTACCCCAATTACAACGCAGATCCCTCTATTTGTATCTGCCCTTCTGATCCCGTCGATAGTATCAGTTCAATGAAAACCGATGACGGCGATTGGGATATCTGGGAACGGCCTTGGAAAGCAGGTCTCAGCTATATGTATTACGGGTGGATGATGGATCTTCTCGCGCATCCCAATTTGCCCCCCATAAGCATTAACGACTTGGTCAATCTGGACGCCATCTCCTCCGCCTTGAATCTGAACGTGCCCGCCGAAGGACGTGTTCCCGTGCAATTTGGGCACATCGTGGATGGTATGCTCGCCCGTGTGCTGCAACGTATCACCGCCACCCCCGGCGGCGTTGTGTTGCTTCAGCTCGCCGGCGAAGACATTACCGTACCTCAAGGCGTAGGCAATGGTCACGGCACGAAAATCTACCGTATAAAAGAAGGTAATGAGCGCTTTATGATTACCGATGTAAATAATCCACAGAGTTCCGCCATGGCACAAAGCTCCCTCTTCGCCATGTGCGACACTATGGGTAACGAAACTGGTATCGCCTTTTTCAATCATGTTCCCGGCGGATGCAACGTCCTATTTATGGACGGTCACGTCGATTGGATTCCTTACGTACCGCCCGCGCCCGGCCAAAACAATACTGACTCCATGGATCTTGGCGCAACCCAGCCCGTATTACCGAGCATGGCGAATCTAATTGGTGTCTTTACCTCTGCCAACGATATGTAGTCGTTCTTACTCAGTGAAAACAAATGCGTGGTGTGAGAGAGCAAGCCAAGGACTGACGCTCTCTCGCCCACGATCTGCACAAAGGCAAATACCCATTTCAGTGTCAAACTAAAGGATAAGCGATTCTAATTGAACCCTGCCTTGCTATTGACACAGTAATTAGAAAACAAAATTGCCGGTCGGAATAGCACGACCGGCAATTATTTTTTATGCAGCTAGGTTGAAAAGGCTTACACGAGTTTCCACGGGGCCCTATACTCACGACGAATGAGCGCGTCCGCTTCAGGCGCATTGGGGCAACGCAAATTCTCATGGTCCCACTCGAGTTTTTTGTTCAGGCGATAGGCGATATTGCCCAAATGATTCGCTTCCGTCAACAACCCGGAATAAGAGAAGGGACAGGTAGTGGGCGCCCCCGTCTTACAGGCATGTACCCATTCGGCATGGTGCCCTATAGAATCGGGAATCGTAGGTTTAGGGGCTTTAAAGCCCTTGAACTCATTTTCCGGCAAAAGCACGTGTTTTCCATAGTCAGAAAGTAACATGCCTTTATCGCCGATAAATAATATGCCGTCAGACCACTGGGGAATGCCGCCGTCGGTGTGGATTTGCGGTTTATCAAAACCTTGGTACCAC
The DNA window shown above is from Candidatus Hydrogenedentota bacterium and carries:
- a CDS encoding prepilin-type N-terminal cleavage/methylation domain-containing protein; translated protein: MKRNGFTLIELLVVIAIIGILAAILLPALARAREAARRKSCQNNLKQWGTIFKLYADEQKDYWPPLQVTDQSGANWPAGSVQDRLRLAAAPLVGAWYPNYNADPSICICPSDPVDSISSMKTDDGDWDIWERPWKAGLSYMYYGWMMDLLAHPNLPPISINDLVNLDAISSALNLNVPAEGRVPVQFGHIVDGMLARVLQRITATPGGVVLLQLAGEDITVPQGVGNGHGTKIYRIKEGNERFMITDVNNPQSSAMAQSSLFAMCDTMGNETGIAFFNHVPGGCNVLFMDGHVDWIPYVPPAPGQNNTDSMDLGATQPVLPSMANLIGVFTSANDM